ACGTCTCAGCCAGTGGGAAATAGGTGAGCAATTTCCGAAGATACTGACACGAACCAATTTGAGCGCCGATCAGACCGAACGGCTGTTTTTGATCCTTGCCGATAATCTGCGGGATAAATCCAACATCGTCGCGGCCTGTTCGCTCCAGGGTATGGTGGATCTGGCGCACGACAATAGAATCCCTGTCGGCCGGGTACGGGAACAAATTGAGTTTGCGCTCCGGTCGGACCGTAAAGCTTTGTCTGCACGCGCGCGCCGGCTCGCTGCTCTGCTTTGATCTTCAAGGCGCAGAGCCTGTCCGGTTTGATATGATTGCCTGATCGGATCTCGGAAAAATTCAATCAGGTCTTTGCAAGCCCATGGATGCGGTCTAACAAGGCTGCGTGGATAACCAAACGACCGTTCGACAAATGCCGTGGTTCCTTGCCGGGATGCGCGGCCTTTTTTCGGGGCCTGCACTCGTCCTGATGTCCGCCTTTGTGGGCTTCTGCGGGTTTGCCTTTGAAGCCGGAATCCCACTTTGGCAAACGGTCTTCATGACCGGGATCGTCTGGGCGTTGCCGGCACAGTTCGTGCTCATCGGAGCCATCATCGCCGGTGCATCTCTTCCGGCCGCTGCCCTTGCGGTCACGCTGTCTTCCATGCGGCTTATGCCAATGGTCGCGGCACTGGTTCCATTGATCCGGACGCGGTCGACGCCGACATGGGTTCTGCTTGCTGTATCGCACTTCGTTGCTGTAACCTTGTGGGTCTTCACAATGGAACGCATCCACAAGGTCCCCCCGGAAGGGCGCGTTGCTTTTGTCGCCGGATTCGGCCTTACAATTTCGTCAGTCAATATTCTGATCGTCGGCATCCTGTATGGGGTTATCAGTCATCTGCCGGCGATGGTGGGCGGCGCATTGTTCTTCCTGACACCGGTCTATTTCATCACCTCAATCTGGGCCTCAGCCCGCAGCATCGAGGTTTATTTCGCAATGATTATCGGCCTTGTGATGGGGCCACTGTTCCACATGCTCGATCCGGAACTAGGACTGCTCTATGCCGGCTTCTTCGGCGGAACCCTGGCGTTCATTCTCGAGCGCCTGGTCAATCGCAGAAAGGCACGGCGCAATGAGTAAGGAAGAGACCGGTCTTTATTTGTGGCCATATATCTATATCGCAATTGCCGGTTGGCTTGCCACGGATATCTGGCGTTGGCTTGGAGTGCTTGCCGGCAACAAGATTGTCGACGGTTCGCCGACGCTGGTGTGGGTGAGGGCGGTCGCGACTGCTCTCGTCGCGGCGGTTGTGGCGCGGCTCATCCTGTTTCCGACCGGATATCTTGAGACGACGCCCATCTGGCTTCGTCTGAGCGCCGTTGCCGCAGGTTTCGCGGTCTTTGCGATGACACGCCAGAAAGTCATTGCCGGGATTGTCACGGCTGAAGTGGTGTTGCTGGGCGGGCTTTTTCTTCTTGGTCCGCAGATCAACTAGACCAGAACTTCGCTTGCCCTTTTTATGTCATCGAGTTTCGCGCGTGTTTCTTCATAACCGCGGTCAATGGCCTCGGCGGCACGGTGAAATTCGGAAAGGCCGATATCGGACAGACGCGGCATCAGCAGGATGTCCGGCGGATCGCCGGCAAGCCGGGCACGCGAAATCCGATCCTGAATGATATTGTAGGCTTCAACCATGACATTGGTCATGCCGATCCGCCGGGACTTCTTCCTTTCCTCCGGTGTTGCATCCGGCATCAGGTCAAGCGGGTTTTGTGAGGCGGCGTGTTTGACAACGGCTGATCTGCCATAGAGATCGTAGTGGAGGTTTACTGCAACGACGAGGGGAGCCTCGTGGGCGCGGCAGACCGAGACCGGCACTGGATTGACGAGCGCACCGTCAACCAGTGTGCGCCCATTGCACTGCACCGGTTCAAAAATGCCTGGCAAAGCGTAGGACGCATGGATGGCGGTCGTCAGCGAGCCGCTATGAATCCAGATTTCATGCCCGGTGGCGATTTCTGTCGCGACCGAGGTAAAGGGACGGTCGAGATCTTCAATGTCGATATCGGCAAGATGTTCGCGCATGCGTTTGCTCAGGCGCATGCCGCCGAACAGGCCGCTGCCGCCGATGGCAAAATCCAGCAGCGCAACAATCCTGCGCATGGTCAGGCTACGGGCGAACTCTTCAAGCTCATCCAGTTTTCCCGCAAGGTAACATCCACCGACTAACGCACCGATAGACGTTCCTGCAACCATGCTGACACGGACGCCGGCTTCATCCAGTGCGCGTAAAACGCCGATATGTGCCCATCCGCGTGCGGCTCCACCGCCAAGCGCAAGTGCTATATCCGATCGTTGTGTCTGGTCGAGCAAGGTCCTTACTCCGGGCACTGTTCCGGCTCAAAGATGGCGACCTGCATCCGGTGTGGTTTACCCGGCCGGCCGGTCATGCCGCCTGTTCGTGCCGATACTAACACCTACTTTATTTAAGAACGATGAAGTTGGCACGCCACAATACTCACCGACAAGATACATTTCTTTACTGCAAGTTGATATGCGGTGAAGGTCATGGGACCGGACAGGCGGCAGTCAGCTGTAGACTTCACCCGGATCAAAACGCGGCAGATCGCCGTCCGCTCGTAAATGTGTTTTGCCGTCCGATCGCTCGACTGTACGATAGAAACAGCTATTGCGGCCCGTGTGGCAGCTGGCGCCGTGGCCGGATACATTCACCTTCAACCAGATGGCGTCCTGGTCGCAGTCCGTTCGCATTTCCTGCACCTTTTGCACATTGCCCGAGCTCTCTCCCTTCTTCCAAAGGGATTGCCTTGAACGGCTGTAATAGTGGGCGATGCCGGTCGAGATCGTCAAAGACAGTGCTTCGGCGTTCATATGCGCGAGCATCAGAACCGTGCCGTCAGCTGCGTCTGTGACAACGGCGGTTACCAGGCCATCAGCGTCAAATCTTGGCGTCAGCGCAGTGCCTTCTTCAAGCTCGGCTTTATCTGCCGGTGCCGGCGGGAACAACGGCGCCGCGGCGCGCTCATCCGTCATACGATCTCAGTCCTTGCCGCGAAGCATCGACATGAAACGTGCCTGTTCCTGCGGCTCCGTCTTGAACACGCCTGTGAAGGTGGATGTCAGCGTTGTCGAGCCGATTTTCTGTACACCGCGCATGACCATGCACATGTGTTCTGCTTCGATCATGACGGCCACGCCGCGTGGCTTTAGCGTCTTGTCAATGGAATCGGCTATCTGGGCTGTCAGCGATTCCTGTGTCTGGAGACGGCGTCCGAACGCGTCGACGACACGCGCGATCTTTGAAAGTCCAAGAACACGGCCGTCCGGCAGATAGCCGACATGGGCCTTGCCGATGATTGGCACCATATGATGCTCGCAGTGCGAAAAGAAAGGGATATCCTTCACAAGCACAAGTTCGTCATAACCGGAGACTTCCTCGAAGGTCCGGCCGAGAATTTCCTCCAGGGAATCGCCGTATCCGGAGAAAAGCTCCTGATAGGCGCGGGCAACGCGTTTCGGCGTATCAAGCAGGCCTTCGCGTGCCGGATCTTCGCCGATCCAGCGCAGCAACAACTCTACCGCTGCCTTGGCCTCTTCTTCACTCGGCCGAGCAACGCTCCGGCTTTCGCCGTCCTGGTCTTCACCGACATCATTGGGAAAGTTCTTGATTACGGCGTCCATCGCTACATTCTTCTCCGTGGCCGGTGTTTCGGCCAAACACTTCGATCCTATCCGCCGGCGGTCAATTTTCGGTCGTATGCGGATGCGGTTTCCTTATCGCAAGCGACCCCCATCTTGCAATGGTGACGCCACGCCCCAAAATAGGGTATAGATGTGTGAAAAGCCAACAAATAGGCGACGTTATCGCGTCGGTATTGATTGTTTCGGTAAATGAAGACGATAAGCAGTCGGGATCGCCCAGAATGATCGATGATGTCTACAATACGAAGATCCTGGAGTTCGCGGGCAATATCCCGCGCATCGGCACTTTGGAAGATGCGGATGCGACGGCTCGGGCGCACTCGAAGCTCTGTGGTTCAACTGTCAAGGTATGGCTGAAACTCGATGGCGATATTGTCAGCGATTTTGCCCATGAAGTGAAAGCCTGCGCCCTCGGGCAGGCGTCATCCTCCATCATGGCCCGCAATATTGTCGGCGCTTCAACCGCTGAGCTACGGGCCGTGCGCGACCAGATGATCGCGATGTTGAAGGAAAACGGCCCACCGCCGACCGGCCGCTTTACAGACCTGCAGTTTCTCGAGCCGGTTCGCGATTACAAGGCAAGACACGCGTCCACATTGCTGACATTCGATGCCGTCGTCGATGCTATTGAGCAGATCGAGGAAAGCCGTGGCGCAGGGGCGGCCGCCTGAGATCGTCCAGGCCATGTGTCCGCAAAACTCATCTCCGAACCGGCCAAGAGGCCGCAATTATGACGGTCCTTTCAGAAAAACGCCCGGACGTTTGTTCGGCATGGGGCTGATCCGCCTTTACCAACTGACCCTTTC
This portion of the Hoeflea prorocentri genome encodes:
- a CDS encoding AzlC family ABC transporter permease, producing the protein MPWFLAGMRGLFSGPALVLMSAFVGFCGFAFEAGIPLWQTVFMTGIVWALPAQFVLIGAIIAGASLPAAALAVTLSSMRLMPMVAALVPLIRTRSTPTWVLLAVSHFVAVTLWVFTMERIHKVPPEGRVAFVAGFGLTISSVNILIVGILYGVISHLPAMVGGALFFLTPVYFITSIWASARSIEVYFAMIIGLVMGPLFHMLDPELGLLYAGFFGGTLAFILERLVNRRKARRNE
- a CDS encoding patatin-like phospholipase family protein, coding for MPGVRTLLDQTQRSDIALALGGGAARGWAHIGVLRALDEAGVRVSMVAGTSIGALVGGCYLAGKLDELEEFARSLTMRRIVALLDFAIGGSGLFGGMRLSKRMREHLADIDIEDLDRPFTSVATEIATGHEIWIHSGSLTTAIHASYALPGIFEPVQCNGRTLVDGALVNPVPVSVCRAHEAPLVVAVNLHYDLYGRSAVVKHAASQNPLDLMPDATPEERKKSRRIGMTNVMVEAYNIIQDRISRARLAGDPPDILLMPRLSDIGLSEFHRAAEAIDRGYEETRAKLDDIKRASEVLV
- the folE gene encoding GTP cyclohydrolase I FolE, with protein sequence MDAVIKNFPNDVGEDQDGESRSVARPSEEEAKAAVELLLRWIGEDPAREGLLDTPKRVARAYQELFSGYGDSLEEILGRTFEEVSGYDELVLVKDIPFFSHCEHHMVPIIGKAHVGYLPDGRVLGLSKIARVVDAFGRRLQTQESLTAQIADSIDKTLKPRGVAVMIEAEHMCMVMRGVQKIGSTTLTSTFTGVFKTEPQEQARFMSMLRGKD
- the hisI gene encoding phosphoribosyl-AMP cyclohydrolase translates to MTDERAAAPLFPPAPADKAELEEGTALTPRFDADGLVTAVVTDAADGTVLMLAHMNAEALSLTISTGIAHYYSRSRQSLWKKGESSGNVQKVQEMRTDCDQDAIWLKVNVSGHGASCHTGRNSCFYRTVERSDGKTHLRADGDLPRFDPGEVYS
- a CDS encoding AzlD domain-containing protein, which encodes MSKEETGLYLWPYIYIAIAGWLATDIWRWLGVLAGNKIVDGSPTLVWVRAVATALVAAVVARLILFPTGYLETTPIWLRLSAVAAGFAVFAMTRQKVIAGIVTAEVVLLGGLFLLGPQIN
- a CDS encoding iron-sulfur cluster assembly scaffold protein, which codes for MIDDVYNTKILEFAGNIPRIGTLEDADATARAHSKLCGSTVKVWLKLDGDIVSDFAHEVKACALGQASSSIMARNIVGASTAELRAVRDQMIAMLKENGPPPTGRFTDLQFLEPVRDYKARHASTLLTFDAVVDAIEQIEESRGAGAAA